In Nitratidesulfovibrio sp., the following are encoded in one genomic region:
- a CDS encoding STT3 domain-containing protein, with protein MSVHTPDTSPLAASYTGHPESGGNGESSTLPDGGQRPPAGRSPRTPQAGLRAAAVALCSPGGRAVVLALLAFGVAFAMRMLEYPAWQTPEYQLDGEYLLATHDAYHWTAGADGFEFGAGHPMSELVRYVALLTHSTSGAVGFWLPLVMGSLLAVAVFAWAAALGGMEAGLCAGVLASLAPGFLARTLLGYCDTDLVTLLFALVAALGPGLWLAPRLRTLPEMAVALYRRLRHGRVPAAATVSDAAAETDLADCTSGGTSGSASGDDILAPRWMAVLLCSGLLGWWSQEWHSMFPYLVRYYALLVPGLVVVFGRRGSRADLLVGGLLYALPVLGGWPGFAGAALLAVGLRGPWPFLRALAERRVLHVALWLVVLWLVADAEVFRTMLNSAQSYIKRAGDAVAQPDGDVLVYPSVAQSIIEVQDLSVAEVLAYFHPWMPAALAGLAGFGIALVARPAALFHLPLAVLAFLSIKLGGRMVMFGAPVMALGICMPVHWLAGLVLRDNFYRTAGRLLVSVVLLVVLGAPYLEVIPAMTQGPIINRRHAAALKFLRTNTPEESMIWNWWDWGYSTHHFAHRSTIADGASHGGPSLFVPAAVYASDNPRFARQLIKYAASKGNIPGNVFEGMNNHDADDLMRRLAARKEPLVATQGRQYLVVSFDMLRLGFWITTYGRWDFQAREGRGYQIASISKPLQFSMENGVVLVQNMDPVYAESIDVLDDTGLQRQMYFRFNGRHFIFNRTTGDKLVIDDDMYNTLMVQLLLSSPEDPRFTPYFKLVFDNVHTRVYEVL; from the coding sequence CGGGCATCCGGAATCCGGGGGCAACGGCGAATCCTCCACCCTGCCGGATGGCGGGCAGCGCCCCCCGGCGGGGCGGTCCCCGCGAACCCCGCAAGCTGGGCTGCGCGCCGCCGCCGTGGCGCTGTGTTCGCCGGGCGGGCGCGCCGTGGTGCTGGCCCTGCTGGCCTTTGGCGTGGCCTTTGCCATGCGCATGCTGGAGTACCCGGCCTGGCAGACCCCGGAATACCAGTTGGACGGCGAATACCTGCTGGCCACGCATGACGCCTATCACTGGACGGCGGGTGCCGACGGCTTCGAGTTCGGCGCGGGGCACCCCATGTCCGAACTGGTGCGCTACGTGGCCCTGCTGACCCACTCCACGTCCGGGGCGGTGGGCTTCTGGCTGCCGCTGGTCATGGGCAGCCTGCTGGCGGTGGCGGTGTTCGCCTGGGCAGCAGCGCTGGGCGGCATGGAGGCCGGGCTGTGCGCCGGGGTGCTGGCCTCGCTGGCGCCCGGTTTTCTGGCCCGCACCCTGCTGGGCTACTGCGATACCGATCTGGTGACCCTGCTGTTCGCCCTGGTGGCCGCGCTGGGACCGGGGCTGTGGCTGGCCCCGCGCCTGCGCACCCTGCCGGAAATGGCCGTGGCCCTGTACCGGCGGCTGCGGCACGGGCGCGTGCCTGCCGCCGCCACGGTTTCCGACGCCGCTGCGGAGACGGATCTGGCGGACTGTACGTCGGGCGGCACATCGGGCAGTGCATCGGGCGATGACATCCTTGCCCCACGCTGGATGGCGGTGCTGCTGTGCAGCGGCCTGCTGGGCTGGTGGTCGCAGGAATGGCATTCCATGTTTCCGTATCTGGTGCGCTACTACGCGCTGCTGGTGCCCGGCCTGGTCGTGGTGTTCGGCAGGCGGGGCAGCCGGGCCGACCTGCTGGTGGGCGGGCTGCTGTACGCCCTGCCCGTGCTGGGCGGCTGGCCGGGCTTTGCCGGGGCGGCACTGCTGGCGGTGGGGCTGCGCGGGCCGTGGCCCTTTCTGCGGGCGCTGGCCGAGCGGCGGGTGTTGCATGTGGCGCTATGGCTGGTGGTGCTGTGGCTGGTGGCCGATGCCGAAGTGTTCCGGACCATGCTGAACTCTGCCCAAAGCTATATCAAGCGGGCGGGCGATGCCGTGGCCCAGCCCGACGGCGACGTGCTGGTCTACCCGTCGGTGGCCCAGAGCATCATCGAGGTGCAGGACCTTTCGGTGGCGGAAGTGTTGGCCTACTTCCATCCGTGGATGCCCGCGGCCCTGGCGGGGCTGGCCGGGTTCGGCATCGCGCTGGTGGCGCGCCCGGCGGCGCTGTTTCACCTGCCGCTGGCGGTGCTGGCCTTCCTGTCCATCAAGCTGGGCGGGCGCATGGTCATGTTCGGGGCGCCGGTGATGGCCCTTGGCATCTGCATGCCGGTGCACTGGCTGGCGGGCCTTGTGCTGCGCGACAACTTCTACCGCACCGCCGGGCGCCTGCTGGTTTCCGTCGTGCTGCTGGTGGTTCTGGGCGCGCCGTACCTTGAAGTCATTCCGGCCATGACCCAGGGGCCCATCATCAACAGGCGGCATGCGGCAGCGCTGAAGTTTCTGCGCACCAACACGCCGGAAGAGTCCATGATCTGGAACTGGTGGGACTGGGGCTATTCCACCCACCACTTCGCGCACCGCTCGACCATCGCCGACGGCGCGAGCCACGGCGGGCCTTCGCTGTTCGTGCCCGCCGCCGTCTACGCCTCGGACAATCCGCGCTTTGCCCGGCAGCTCATCAAGTATGCGGCCAGCAAGGGCAATATTCCCGGCAATGTCTTCGAGGGCATGAACAATCACGACGCCGACGACCTGATGCGCAGGCTGGCCGCCCGAAAGGAGCCGCTGGTCGCCACGCAGGGCAGGCAGTATCTGGTGGTCAGCTTCGACATGCTGCGTCTGGGCTTCTGGATAACCACCTATGGCCGCTGGGACTTCCAGGCCAGGGAAGGGCGCGGCTACCAGATAGCCTCCATCAGCAAGCCGCTGCAATTCAGCATGGAAAACGGCGTGGTGCTGGTGCAGAACATGGACCCGGTGTACGCGGAATCCATCGACGTGCTTGACGATACCGGCTTGCAACGCCAGATGTACTTCCGGTTCAACGGGCGGCATTTCATTTTCAACCGCACCACCGGCGACAAGCTGGTCATCGACGACGACATGTACAATACGCTGATGGTGCAGCTGCTGCTGTCGTCACCGGAAGACCCGCGTTTCACGCCGTACTTCAAGCTGGTGTTCGACAATGTGCATACGCGTGTCTATGAGGTGCTGTAA
- a CDS encoding 23S rRNA (pseudouridine(1915)-N(3))-methyltransferase RlmH, with product MKSLRLLAVGKLKTPFWQQAAAHYLERLRHTWRVTETLVRDGDAALPPAKRNADEGARLLAALGPADIVVCMDERGKSHTSREFAALLDRLTENATAVPCFVIGGAYGLDDAVLQRAALRVCLGPMTFPHEMARVVLLEQLYRADCILRGSPYHH from the coding sequence GTGAAATCACTGCGCCTGCTGGCGGTGGGCAAGCTGAAGACGCCGTTCTGGCAGCAGGCCGCCGCGCATTACCTGGAACGGCTGCGCCATACCTGGCGCGTGACCGAAACCCTGGTCCGCGATGGCGACGCTGCCCTGCCGCCCGCCAAACGCAACGCCGACGAAGGCGCGCGCCTGCTGGCGGCTCTTGGCCCCGCCGACATCGTGGTCTGTATGGACGAGCGCGGCAAGTCCCACACCTCGCGCGAGTTCGCCGCACTGCTGGACCGGCTGACGGAAAACGCCACGGCGGTGCCGTGCTTCGTCATTGGCGGCGCCTACGGCCTGGACGATGCCGTGCTGCAACGGGCCGCCCTGCGCGTCTGCCTTGGCCCCATGACCTTCCCCCACGAGATGGCCCGCGTGGTGCTGCTGGAGCAGTTGTACCGCGCGGACTGCATCCTGCGTGGTTCCCCGTATCATCACTAG
- a CDS encoding L-threonylcarbamoyladenylate synthase → MLDYQMLNMDDAAALLRAGRVVVFPTETFFGVGCLAIHAGAVDEVYRVKRRAHRLALPILVGHVDQLPQVAAPMGPVAEDLARRFWPGPLSILLPAAPGVPVPLTGGTGRVAVRLTPHPVARELCLRAGGPLVASSANISGRPAVTRAVDLDAELLAEVAGVLDLPPAPPGGLPSTLVEVLDGGGGGAGNVVGGGVPRLRVLRAGAVSAQVLCDAGYALA, encoded by the coding sequence ATGCTGGATTACCAGATGCTGAACATGGACGATGCCGCCGCGCTGCTGCGCGCGGGACGGGTGGTGGTGTTTCCCACCGAGACCTTTTTCGGGGTGGGGTGCCTGGCCATCCATGCCGGAGCCGTTGACGAGGTGTACCGGGTGAAGCGTCGCGCCCACCGTCTGGCCCTGCCGATCCTCGTCGGCCATGTGGACCAGTTGCCGCAGGTGGCCGCCCCCATGGGCCCGGTGGCGGAAGACCTGGCCCGGCGGTTCTGGCCGGGGCCGCTGTCCATCCTGCTGCCTGCCGCACCCGGCGTGCCCGTGCCGCTTACCGGCGGCACCGGTCGCGTGGCCGTGCGCCTGACCCCGCACCCCGTGGCCCGCGAGTTGTGCCTGCGGGCCGGTGGGCCGTTGGTGGCCAGCAGTGCCAACATCAGCGGGCGCCCTGCCGTGACCCGTGCCGTGGACCTTGATGCGGAACTGTTGGCCGAGGTCGCCGGGGTGCTGGACCTGCCCCCCGCACCGCCCGGCGGGTTGCCCTCCACCCTGGTGGAAGTGCTGGATGGGGGCGGCGGCGGGGCCGGTAACGTTGTTGGCGGTGGTGTGCCGCGCCTGCGGGTGTTGCGGGCCGGGGCCGTTTCGGCGCAGGTCTTGTGCGATGCCGGGTATGCGCTTGCGTGA
- a CDS encoding glycosyltransferase family 9 protein — translation MKSDKLIAVHNGALGDFLCAWPALLALARGAGSPGIGPVGTGPDSTAPEHAAAQGGEESASPRLLFAGNMERMRWLAPLGYAPCPPAMRRALDGLYGKSDAPVWPDALAGATVAWFCLDRAPVAAHPRVVPLPCLMAGAGMSDRDAGTGDRAAEPAMRICHVTEVLRKHLARACPAALPWPPRWDAGWQDTWQTLFGGWKGADSRTVVLVPGAGHRAKQWPPRRFAEVAGALARAGYNPLYVLGPAELERGLDRADLMPKGCEVPVVAPADHDELAQLLRHARLVIGNDSGPLHLAALHGVPVLALFGPAPAGSWCPHGATPLASPLACAPCSATLRELACGWGQGNGKIHGEQGAASTAGHAATAPCMTAITVQAVLDMTWKLLGISGKIAE, via the coding sequence ATGAAAAGTGACAAGTTGATAGCCGTGCACAACGGCGCGCTGGGCGACTTCCTGTGTGCCTGGCCCGCCCTGCTGGCGCTGGCGCGGGGTGCGGGTTCGCCGGGTATCGGGCCGGTCGGCACGGGGCCGGACAGTACAGCGCCAGAGCACGCGGCGGCGCAAGGCGGAGAGGAAAGCGCCTCCCCGCGCCTGCTGTTCGCGGGCAACATGGAACGCATGCGCTGGCTGGCCCCACTGGGCTACGCCCCCTGCCCCCCGGCCATGCGCCGGGCGCTGGACGGACTGTACGGCAAATCCGATGCACCCGTCTGGCCGGACGCCCTGGCCGGAGCCACGGTGGCGTGGTTCTGCCTCGACCGCGCGCCGGTGGCCGCCCACCCGCGCGTGGTGCCCCTGCCCTGCCTGATGGCCGGAGCGGGCATGTCGGACAGGGATGCAGGCACGGGTGATCGGGCAGCCGAACCCGCCATGCGCATCTGCCACGTCACCGAGGTACTGCGGAAGCATCTTGCGCGGGCATGTCCCGCCGCCCTGCCCTGGCCGCCCCGCTGGGACGCGGGCTGGCAGGACACGTGGCAAACGCTGTTCGGCGGCTGGAAGGGCGCGGATTCGCGCACCGTGGTGCTGGTGCCGGGCGCGGGGCACCGGGCCAAGCAGTGGCCGCCCCGACGGTTCGCAGAAGTGGCCGGGGCGCTGGCGCGGGCCGGGTACAATCCGTTGTACGTGCTCGGCCCGGCGGAACTGGAGCGCGGCCTTGACCGGGCCGACCTGATGCCGAAGGGATGCGAAGTGCCCGTGGTCGCCCCCGCCGACCACGACGAACTGGCGCAGTTGCTGCGCCACGCACGGCTGGTGATCGGCAACGATTCCGGGCCGCTGCACCTTGCCGCGCTGCACGGCGTGCCGGTTCTCGCCCTGTTCGGCCCGGCCCCCGCCGGGTCATGGTGCCCGCACGGCGCCACCCCGCTCGCCAGCCCGCTTGCCTGCGCCCCCTGTTCCGCCACCCTGCGCGAACTTGCCTGCGGTTGGGGGCAAGGCAACGGAAAAATCCACGGCGAACAAGGGGCTGCCAGCACCGCCGGGCACGCCGCAACGGCCCCGTGCATGACCGCCATCACCGTGCAGGCGGTGCTGGACATGACGTGGAAATTACTCGGAATATCAGGGAAAATTGCTGAATAG
- a CDS encoding NUDIX hydrolase — protein sequence MEHRVPCPHCGGPVVMYRNPAPTVDILIHDPGRGIVLIRRRNEPPGWALPGGFIDYGESAEAAAVREAREETGLDVELTGLVGVYSDPGRDPRHHTLSVVYAARVRGGGVAGSATGDAASTVADPVAAPIAGDDAADARFFAPDDLPQPMAFDHAKIIADWLRDRGRCPERTGEGA from the coding sequence ATGGAACATCGCGTCCCCTGCCCGCACTGCGGCGGCCCCGTGGTCATGTACCGCAACCCCGCGCCCACCGTCGATATCCTCATTCACGATCCGGGGCGGGGCATCGTGCTCATCCGGCGGCGGAACGAGCCGCCCGGCTGGGCGCTGCCCGGCGGATTCATCGACTACGGCGAATCGGCGGAGGCGGCGGCGGTGCGCGAGGCCCGCGAGGAAACCGGGCTGGACGTGGAACTGACCGGCCTTGTCGGGGTGTATTCCGACCCAGGCCGCGACCCGCGCCACCACACCCTCAGCGTGGTCTATGCCGCGCGGGTGCGCGGCGGTGGCGTTGCCGGATCTGCGACAGGGGATGCTGCTTCAACGGTGGCCGATCCCGTTGCCGCCCCCATCGCAGGTGACGACGCGGCGGACGCCCGGTTCTTTGCGCCGGACGACCTGCCGCAACCCATGGCCTTTGACCACGCGAAAATCATAGCCGACTGGCTGCGCGACCGTGGCCGCTGCCCGGAGCGCACGGGGGAAGGGGCCTGA
- the glgA gene encoding glycogen synthase GlgA: protein MRREVVFVTSEMYPFSKSGGLGDVLGAQPLALHRMGVPTSVITPFYGRLRTADYGIHLTISDCHVGYPWDPITCDVYEADYHGMKVYFVHRGEYFDRRYYYNDHKGDYFDNCERFIFFCRAVMALLRRLGTPPAVLHANDWQSGLVPAYLHFWRQTDPFWADTRSVMTIHNLAFQGRFASRLFTGCGLPPQAWTMGGVEFWGDFNLLKAGIAYADMVTTVSPSYAREILGPAYGCGLEGILLARQHALHGILNGADYGIWNPAQDKFLPCRYGPDDPQGFAGKQRCKTALLDELGLAPELAHRPVLGFIGRLRGQKGIDLLLDIVPRLMERNVGVIILGEGNLAHEARALDLMETYRGRVCAIVGYTEDLAHRIQAGSDIFLMPSRYEPCGLTQMYALRYGTPPVATAVGGLRDTIIPWPSPEATGFTFGRSDPQLFLEAILDAVHYWEHDTEGWRAMMIRAMRQDFSWERAGRSYVNLYRQLGFDFS, encoded by the coding sequence ATGCGACGTGAGGTCGTTTTCGTCACCTCGGAAATGTATCCCTTTTCCAAAAGCGGGGGCCTTGGCGACGTGCTGGGCGCGCAGCCCCTGGCCCTGCACCGCATGGGCGTGCCCACCTCGGTGATCACGCCGTTCTACGGTCGTCTGCGCACGGCGGACTACGGCATCCACCTGACCATTTCCGACTGCCACGTGGGCTACCCGTGGGACCCCATCACCTGCGACGTCTACGAGGCCGACTACCATGGCATGAAGGTGTACTTCGTGCACCGTGGCGAATATTTCGACCGCCGCTACTACTACAACGACCACAAGGGCGATTATTTCGACAACTGCGAGCGGTTCATCTTCTTCTGCCGCGCCGTCATGGCGCTGCTGCGCCGCCTGGGCACGCCGCCCGCCGTGCTGCACGCCAACGACTGGCAGAGCGGGCTGGTGCCCGCCTATCTGCACTTCTGGCGGCAGACGGACCCGTTCTGGGCAGACACGCGCAGCGTCATGACCATCCACAACCTGGCCTTCCAGGGGCGGTTCGCCTCGCGGCTGTTCACCGGCTGCGGTCTGCCGCCGCAGGCATGGACCATGGGCGGCGTGGAATTCTGGGGCGACTTCAACCTGCTGAAGGCGGGCATCGCCTATGCCGACATGGTCACCACGGTCAGCCCCAGCTACGCCCGGGAAATCCTGGGACCCGCCTACGGCTGCGGGCTGGAGGGCATTCTGCTGGCCCGCCAGCACGCGCTGCACGGCATCCTGAACGGGGCGGATTACGGTATCTGGAATCCGGCGCAGGACAAGTTTCTGCCGTGCCGCTACGGGCCTGACGATCCGCAGGGCTTTGCGGGCAAGCAGCGCTGCAAGACGGCCCTGCTGGACGAACTGGGCCTTGCGCCGGAACTGGCCCACCGGCCGGTGCTGGGTTTCATCGGGCGGCTGCGCGGGCAGAAGGGCATAGACCTGCTGCTGGACATCGTGCCCCGGCTCATGGAGCGTAACGTGGGCGTGATCATTCTGGGCGAGGGTAACCTTGCGCACGAGGCGCGGGCGCTGGACCTGATGGAAACCTACCGGGGCAGGGTGTGCGCCATCGTGGGCTACACCGAAGACCTTGCCCACCGCATCCAGGCGGGCAGCGACATCTTTCTCATGCCCTCGCGCTACGAGCCGTGCGGCCTGACCCAGATGTACGCCCTGCGCTACGGCACCCCGCCCGTGGCCACCGCCGTGGGCGGCCTGCGCGACACCATCATCCCGTGGCCGTCGCCCGAGGCCACCGGCTTCACCTTCGGGCGTTCCGACCCGCAACTGTTCCTCGAAGCCATCCTGGACGCCGTGCACTACTGGGAACACGACACCGAAGGCTGGCGCGCCATGATGATCCGCGCCATGCGCCAGGATTTTTCGTGGGAACGGGCCGGGCGCAGCTATGTGAACCTGTACCGGCAACTGGGGTTCGACTTTTCCTGA
- the glgB gene encoding 1,4-alpha-glucan branching protein GlgB, whose amino-acid sequence MQLTHPAFIEPFDLYMFGKGEHWDLYRVLGAHSMAQDGAEGYRVAVWAPSAREVHLVGDFNDWRWGEYPLYPVGVSGVWAAFVPGMRKGALYKFGIRTGDAGDGRIVYKTDPFALYAEMRPGVAAVAWDIDNHQWADDDWMQRRAEAGPPLRQAVSVYEVHAGSWQRKTDGTGVGGHPFLSWDELGDGLIPHVRDLGFTHIELLPVAEHPLDQSWGYQTGHYYAPTSRHGRPEDFKRFVDRCHQAGIGVILDWVPAHFPKDDWSLGRFDGTALFEHLDPRRGEHPDWGTFIFNYGRHEVRNFLLANALYWLREFHIDGLRMDAVASMLYLDYSREGGDWLPNEHGGRENLDAVEFLRQLNVVVHGQFPGAMTIAEESTAWPGVSRPVYTGGLGFTFKWNMGWMHDTLDYFRHEPVHRAYHHNALTFSLLYAFTENFVLPISHDEVVHGKGALLSKMPGDAWQQQASLRALYAYMWAHPGKKLLFMGCEFGQWNEWDESRALDWCLYQFPAHGGIHALLRDLNGVLRREPAMHAHDHDWTGFRWMDFSDWGGSVISFVRQCPDGEGSPPVLWVFNFTPVVREYYRVPAPRGGTWREVLNTDSEYYGGSNVGNGGELQARTDEWSGGHHLVLTLPPLAGVALMPG is encoded by the coding sequence ATGCAGCTTACCCACCCCGCCTTCATCGAGCCCTTCGACCTGTACATGTTCGGCAAGGGCGAACACTGGGACCTTTACCGGGTGCTCGGCGCGCATTCCATGGCGCAGGACGGCGCGGAAGGCTACCGGGTGGCCGTGTGGGCGCCGTCGGCCCGCGAGGTGCATCTGGTGGGCGATTTCAACGACTGGCGCTGGGGCGAATATCCGCTGTACCCGGTGGGCGTTTCCGGCGTGTGGGCGGCCTTTGTGCCGGGCATGCGCAAGGGGGCGCTGTACAAGTTCGGCATCCGCACGGGCGATGCGGGCGACGGGCGCATCGTCTACAAGACCGACCCCTTCGCCCTGTATGCCGAAATGCGGCCCGGCGTGGCCGCCGTGGCCTGGGACATCGACAATCACCAGTGGGCCGACGACGACTGGATGCAGCGCCGCGCAGAGGCGGGGCCGCCGCTGCGGCAGGCCGTGTCCGTCTACGAGGTGCACGCGGGCTCGTGGCAGCGCAAGACCGACGGCACGGGCGTGGGGGGGCATCCCTTCCTGTCGTGGGACGAACTGGGCGACGGGCTGATTCCGCACGTGCGCGATCTTGGCTTCACCCACATCGAACTGCTGCCCGTGGCGGAACATCCGCTGGACCAGTCGTGGGGCTACCAGACCGGGCACTATTACGCGCCCACGTCGCGCCACGGCAGGCCCGAGGACTTCAAGCGCTTCGTTGATCGCTGCCATCAGGCGGGCATAGGGGTCATCCTGGACTGGGTGCCCGCGCACTTTCCCAAGGACGACTGGAGCCTTGGCCGTTTCGACGGCACGGCCCTGTTCGAGCATCTGGACCCCCGCCGGGGCGAGCACCCGGACTGGGGCACCTTCATCTTCAACTACGGTCGGCACGAGGTGCGCAACTTCCTGCTGGCCAACGCCCTGTACTGGCTGCGCGAATTCCACATCGACGGCCTGCGCATGGACGCCGTGGCCTCCATGCTCTACCTCGACTACTCGCGCGAGGGCGGCGACTGGCTGCCCAACGAGCACGGCGGGCGAGAGAACCTGGACGCCGTGGAGTTCCTGCGCCAGTTGAACGTGGTGGTGCACGGGCAGTTCCCCGGTGCCATGACCATAGCGGAAGAATCCACGGCCTGGCCGGGGGTGTCGCGCCCGGTGTACACGGGCGGCCTTGGCTTCACCTTCAAGTGGAACATGGGCTGGATGCACGACACGCTGGACTACTTCCGGCACGAGCCGGTGCACCGCGCCTACCACCACAACGCGCTCACCTTTTCGCTGCTGTACGCCTTCACCGAGAATTTCGTGCTGCCGATCTCGCACGACGAGGTGGTGCACGGCAAGGGCGCGCTGCTTTCCAAGATGCCCGGCGATGCATGGCAGCAGCAGGCCAGCCTGCGCGCGCTGTATGCCTACATGTGGGCGCATCCGGGAAAGAAGCTGCTGTTCATGGGGTGCGAGTTCGGCCAGTGGAACGAATGGGACGAAAGCCGCGCGCTGGACTGGTGCCTGTACCAGTTCCCCGCGCATGGGGGCATTCATGCCCTGCTGCGCGACCTGAACGGGGTCCTGCGGCGCGAACCGGCCATGCATGCGCACGACCACGACTGGACGGGCTTTCGCTGGATGGACTTTTCCGACTGGGGTGGCTCGGTGATCAGCTTCGTGCGGCAGTGCCCCGATGGGGAAGGCTCCCCTCCCGTGCTGTGGGTGTTCAACTTCACCCCGGTGGTGCGCGAATACTACCGGGTGCCCGCGCCCAGGGGCGGTACCTGGCGCGAGGTGCTGAACACCGACAGCGAGTACTACGGCGGATCCAACGTGGGCAACGGCGGCGAATTGCAGGCCCGCACCGACGAGTGGAGCGGTGGGCATCACCTTGTGCTGACCCTGCCGCCGCTGGCGGGGGTGGCCCTGATGCCGGGTTAG
- a CDS encoding isoaspartyl peptidase/L-asparaginase family protein → MTEPRIIVHGGAWTIPADRQKAHIDGCRAAVDAVWGEMQRGMPALEAVRLAVNVLEADPTYDAGRGAVLNADGQIELDAAIMDGATLNFGAVAAVRGFLHPVDIARKVMDTEFCFLVGEGAERFAREAGIAAIDPAELVVEREVRLFNELRARAGFSTHDAFRPHSGVTGAAGETTATDGAPCHCPVGPEPAMPKGTVGAVALDAAGNIAAATSTGGTPMKRPGRVGDSPLCGAGTYADNETGGASATGFGEGIIRVLMTRSACDFLRDGGASPADAARKAIDLLHRRVSGHAGLIMLDRQGRYGVHCNTEHIAHAYALPGGGIHADVELRR, encoded by the coding sequence ATGACCGAACCGAGAATCATCGTGCACGGCGGCGCGTGGACCATCCCCGCCGACCGGCAGAAGGCCCACATCGACGGGTGCCGCGCGGCGGTGGACGCCGTGTGGGGCGAGATGCAACGCGGCATGCCCGCGCTGGAGGCCGTGCGTCTGGCCGTCAACGTGCTGGAGGCCGACCCCACCTACGACGCAGGGCGCGGGGCCGTGCTGAACGCCGACGGCCAGATAGAACTGGACGCCGCCATCATGGACGGGGCCACCCTGAATTTCGGGGCCGTGGCGGCGGTGCGCGGCTTTCTGCACCCCGTGGACATCGCCCGCAAGGTCATGGACACCGAATTCTGCTTCCTGGTGGGTGAAGGGGCGGAGCGCTTCGCGCGCGAGGCGGGTATTGCCGCCATCGACCCCGCCGAACTGGTGGTGGAGCGGGAAGTGCGCCTGTTCAACGAACTGCGCGCCCGCGCGGGCTTTTCCACCCACGACGCCTTCCGGCCCCATTCCGGGGTGACCGGGGCTGCCGGGGAAACCACCGCAACGGATGGCGCACCGTGCCACTGCCCGGTGGGGCCGGAACCGGCCATGCCCAAGGGCACCGTGGGCGCCGTGGCGCTGGACGCGGCGGGCAACATCGCCGCCGCCACCTCCACCGGCGGCACCCCCATGAAGCGGCCCGGCCGGGTGGGCGATTCGCCCTTGTGCGGCGCGGGCACCTACGCGGACAACGAAACCGGCGGGGCTTCCGCCACTGGCTTCGGCGAAGGCATCATCCGGGTGCTGATGACCCGTTCCGCCTGCGATTTCCTGCGCGATGGCGGCGCATCCCCTGCTGACGCCGCCCGCAAGGCCATAGACCTGCTGCATCGCCGGGTGTCGGGCCACGCCGGGCTGATCATGCTGGACCGGCAGGGGCGCTACGGCGTGCACTGCAACACCGAGCACATCGCCCATGCCTATGCCCTGCCGGGCGGCGGCATCCATGCGGATGTGGAATTGCGGCGCTGA
- the pdxA gene encoding 4-hydroxythreonine-4-phosphate dehydrogenase PdxA produces the protein MRAEPLLITLGDANGLGPELACRLLSGHLPFHLANRVLLLLGAEASLRGHLSFAGGTPFWTRVDDPARALAADAAPGVFLYEPPGLADIRVQVGQATPDGGRAAGVALATACDLLLAPASAGAPFPRRPRGPRGLVTLPLHKAMLHAAGYDVPGHTEYLARRAGLGDDEVCMHLGGDVLRVSLVTTHPPLRDVPGLVTRQRVLHCLRLTAAHARAIGAVGPVAVCGLNPHAGESGRIGGEEIEVIAPAVADAVAEGLDVIGPLPADTLFVKAARGAYAAVLAMYHDQGLAPLKMLHFSDAVNVTLGLPFVRTSVDHGTGFDIAGTGTADTGSFAAALRLACTLCDGKD, from the coding sequence ATGCGTGCGGAACCGTTGCTGATAACCCTTGGCGATGCCAACGGCCTCGGGCCGGAACTGGCGTGCCGCCTGTTGTCCGGCCATCTGCCTTTTCATCTGGCAAACCGGGTGTTGCTGCTGCTGGGGGCGGAAGCTTCCCTGCGGGGGCATCTTTCCTTCGCGGGGGGCACCCCCTTCTGGACGCGGGTGGACGACCCGGCGCGGGCGCTGGCGGCAGACGCCGCCCCCGGCGTGTTCCTGTACGAGCCGCCGGGGCTTGCCGACATCCGCGTGCAGGTGGGGCAGGCCACCCCGGACGGCGGCAGGGCGGCGGGCGTGGCCCTTGCCACGGCCTGCGACCTGCTGTTGGCCCCTGCGTCCGCAGGCGCTCCTTTCCCGCGCCGTCCTCGTGGTCCGCGCGGACTCGTCACCCTGCCGCTGCACAAGGCCATGCTGCACGCCGCAGGCTACGACGTGCCCGGCCATACCGAATATCTTGCCCGGCGCGCGGGACTTGGCGACGACGAGGTGTGCATGCACCTTGGCGGCGACGTGCTGCGCGTCAGCCTGGTGACCACCCACCCGCCACTGCGCGACGTGCCCGGACTGGTCACCCGCCAGCGGGTGCTGCACTGCCTGCGCCTGACGGCGGCCCACGCACGGGCCATTGGTGCCGTGGGGCCTGTTGCCGTGTGCGGGCTGAACCCCCACGCCGGGGAATCGGGCCGCATCGGCGGCGAGGAAATCGAGGTCATCGCCCCGGCGGTGGCCGACGCTGTGGCCGAGGGGCTGGACGTGATCGGGCCGCTGCCCGCCGACACGCTGTTCGTCAAGGCGGCACGTGGGGCCTACGCCGCCGTGCTGGCCATGTACCACGACCAGGGGCTGGCCCCCCTGAAGATGCTGCATTTCTCCGACGCAGTGAACGTGACCCTGGGGTTGCCCTTCGTGCGCACCTCGGTGGATCACGGCACGGGCTTCGACATCGCCGGAACCGGCACGGCGGACACCGGCAGTTTCGCCGCCGCGCTGCGCCTTGCCTGCACCCTTTGCGACGGGAAGGACTGA